The genomic segment CAGCATCGCGGGATTGGTTTTCCCGTATCCCGCGTACCGTACGGGCCAACGGAAGCTCGCGGCCGCCGTCTACCGCAGCATCGAGGCAGGCCACCAGCTGTTCGCCAGAGCGCCGACCGGCATCGGCAAGACGATGTCGACGCTCTATCCCGCCGTGAAGTCGATCGGCGAAGGCCGGCTGTCGCGCCTTTTTTACCTGACGGCCCGCACCACCACGCGCGCGTCCGCCGAGGACGCGCTCAGGCGGCTGCAGGACGGCGGGCTGCAAATGCATGCGGTGACGATCACGGCCAAGGACAAGCTGTGCTCGGCGGCTGCCGAACAAGCCGGCGGCGGGGGCTGCGCAGGCGGCTTATGCATGTATGCGGAAGGCTTTTTCGACCGGATCAACGGCGCGATCCTGGATCTGCTGTCGAACGAAACGTTGATTGGCAAGGACGAGCTGCTGCGTTACGCGGCCAAGCACCGGGTCTGTCCGTTCGAAATGTCGCTGGAGGCCGCTTATGTCGCCGATGCCGTCATTTGCGACTATAACTATATCTTCGATCCTCGTATCTCCCTCAAGCGAGTGGCCGCCGAATGGAAGGCTTCCTGCGCGCTGCTGGTCGACGAGGCGCACAATCTGCCGGACCGCGCCCGCGAGATGTACTCCGCCGAGCTGACCAAGCGAGACTTTCTGAATCTCGTACGCGCCTTCAAGGGCAAGGACAATGCCGTGCGCGCCGCGGCCAAGTCCGTCGACGCCGCTCTGCTTGCCATTCGCAAGCGGGACGAAGAGCAAGGCGCTTTTCTCGTGCTGCCCGAGGGATTGCCGGAAGCGTTGAATGAAGCGGTGGAGGCATTCGCCGAAGCGGCCGAGACGGCATTGGCCGGTCGTGAACGGAGCGCTGCTGGAGCGGACGACGCCCTGCGCGCATGGGAGACGCTGGCTATTCCTTCCTCCGGCGCGGTCAATTCCGTTGTCGCCGCGGATACGTCCGCGGATGCCGGGGACGGACCGACTGCCGAAGCGGACCCGTACGCGCTGCTGCTCGAGGCCTATTTTGCGGCTGTACACTGGATGCGAATCGTCAAGCTGTACGACGAGGAAAGGCATATCGTCTATGCCGAACGGCAGCGCGGCGACGTGCGGATCAAGCTGTTCTGCATGGACCCTTCGCGGCTGCTGCGGCAGATGCGCAAGGGCTATCGTTCGCAGATATGCTTTTCCGCGACGCTTTTTCCGCTCGGTTACTACATGGATCTCATCGGCGCGGAGGAGACGGATTATTCGGTCTCGGTGCCCTCCCCGTTTCGGGCCGAGCAGTGGGAGACGGAGGTCGTCCCGCTGTCCACCCGTTACGCGGACAGGGAAGCGAGCCGCGGCCGGATCGCTTCTCGGTTGCTCGATCTCATCTCCGGGCGACCCGGACGTTATTTGTATTTTTTCCCGTCCTATGCCTATTTGAACGCCGTTTACGAGACATTTCTCGAACAGGGCGGAGGCGTATGGCGCACGATGGCGCAGCGGCCGGACATGACCGAGGAAGAACGCGGCGCCTACCTCTCCGCGTTCGAAGCCGAGGAGGGAGCAACCTTGATCGGCTTCGCGGTGCTGGGCGGCGTCTTCTCGGAAGGCATCGATCTGGCCGGCGACCGGCTGCAGGGCGTTGCGATCGTCGGGGTGGGCATGCCGCAGCCGAGCTTCGAGCGGGATTTGATGCGTACGCATTACGATGAAGCCGGACTGCCGGGATTCGACTATGCGTACGTCTACCCGGGCATGAACAAGGTGCTGCAGGCCGGAGGGAGGCTGATCCGGACGGAGAGCGACCGCGGCGTGCTGGTGCTGATCGACGACCGGTACCGGCGCTCGCCTTATCGGCGGCTGCTGCCCGAGGAGTGGGGGGCGGACGGCGGCGGGCCAACGGAAAAATCCGCAGGGGAGCGCAAGGGCTCCGGGTCTGCGGATCCGTCATTTTAGAGATTGATATGTCCCGCCTTCATCGGACCTTCCTTGCCGGCATGGTAGACGTCCAGTCCGCCGTCAGGGCTCTCGAGAACCGCATACGGGCAGCAATCGTACAGGATCAGGCCGCGCAACGTACCCTTGACCGCATAGGATTCATGATAGCCTTTTTTCAGATCGCCAAAGTCATTGGCCGTATACACGTGCACGGTATCTCCGACCTGCTCGGCATAGTTGTGGTTCGTCCGGTTGGCTGCCTTCTTCATCGGTTTGAACGAGATATGGCCGCTCATGTATTCCTCGGTGGTGTTCTTTTCCTTGCCCTTGGCGAACTCGGGCCACAGGTCGCTGAACACCGTCAAGCCGGCCTTGTCGTTGTAAACGAGGATCAGCGGGATCGTCGCGGGGCCGTAGGGCAGCGTGAACAGGTCGATCAGCTTGCCGTCGTGGAATTTGCCGTTCGTCTGGAACAGCTGCTTCTCGCTGTCGTGCACGAATACGCGGTCGCCGACCTGCAGGGCGGCGAATCCCTTTTCACTGTCGGTCTTGACGACGGCGTTCGCCGCCTGGGCCGCACCGGGCGCGATCAGCGCGACGGCCAGCGCCGCTGCCGCAGTCAGGCGCAGCGCGGTTTTGTTGAATTTCATGCTTCGTCTCTCCTTCGTTCGTTCCGTCTCGAACGCCGCGCGAGCGGGCTCGACTATGGCATATTGTGGCACGGGGGAGCAGTAATTGGTAAGTTACCGCAGTCATGTGAAATGTAATGCCGAGGCGTGACGCGCAACTGCCGGAATAGACGGTTCCGGGGAGGCTGGAGGACGTACGCGGTGAGCGCGGCTTTGCCAGGGGCAGGGAGCGGCCAAGCCAAACGTTGGCAAATCAAGTATAATGGTCATAACACTTCTAACGAGATACGGAGCTGACAGCGTTGAGCAAGCCGACATCGACACCTGAGAGCCGGGCGGCGTCCGCGGAATTGAAGCAATGCGTGAGCTGCTTCGAGCTTAAACCGACATCGGAGTTCCGCCGCAGATCCGGACGGCGGGCGGGAGCGAACGCGCGCAGGGGCATCTGCAAGCAGTGCAGGGCGTCCTTGCCTGCAGCGGCGTCCGGCGCCGATCGCGCGCCGGGCGAGACGGACACCCCCGCTGCAGCGGCGGAGGCGGGCGTACCCGCCGGCGGCTTCGCCGAAGGCGCGGCGCCGGGCGGCAAGCGCGGCCGGCGCCGTCGCGGGCTGCCTGCGGCTGCGCCCGAGGCGGCGCTCGACGAAGCGGCTGCGCTTGCCGTCGCGCCCGAGGAGGCGCCGCGCCCCGCGCGCAAGCGCCGGCGGCGGCGCGGGGGAGCGCCCGCCGCGGGCAGCGATGCGCAGCAGCCGCAGGCGGAGCAGGCCGCGCCCGCGGCGCCGGCGGAGGAGCCGGCGCCTGCGGCTGCCGATGCGCCTAAGCGCAAGCGCCGCGGGCGGCGCAAGCGCGGTTCGGCTGCTGCGGCCGGCGCGAGCGCGCTGACTGCGCCGGAGCAGGCCGCGCCTGCGGCGCCGGCGGAGGAGCCTGCGGCGCCCGCGGCTGCCGGCGCGCCGAAGCGCAAGCGGCGCGGCCGGCGCAAGGGCCGCGGCGGCGGTGGCGCTGCAGCGCAGCAGCAGCCGGCGAAGGAAGCCGTGCTGCCGGCAGCGCAGGCAGCGCCCGCACGAGCGGCCGCGCCGCAGCCGAAGGCCGCCGCCGCAAGGCCGCAGCAGGCCAAGCCGCGCCAGGCGGCGGCCAACGAGGCTGCGCCGCGGGTTCAGCCGCGCGGCTCGGCCCGCGCCCGGGCGAGCGCGCCGGGCGGCACGGCGCGAGGCATCGACCCGCACGACGCGTCGCAGCTCCAGGCGACGCGCGAGGGATTCGTCCGCATGCGCGGCCGGACCGACAAGGGCCGCGGCTGGTACCAGGAGATCGACCTGGAGATGGCGGTCACCCTGGTGCGGGAGCACGCAGCCGTCGTCGTCAACCGCCATACGATACGCAGGCTGCTCAGCAACCGGGATTTCCGGCTGATGATCTTGAACCGGGACAAGTACACCTGCTATTTCTGTGGCGATTACGGCGATACGATCGACCATCTGCTGCCGCGCTCCAAGGGCGGGCATACGACGCCGGACAACTGCGTCTGCGCCTGCAACCTGTGCAACCAGACCAAGGCGAACCGCGACCTGGACGAGTTCGTGGCGGCGGGCATTCCTGTCAAGACGCAGGAGTAGCGCTTTGGGAGCGACAATCGAATCCGACCATAGCCGACAACCGCCAGGGCGCAGCCCTCGACGGTTGTTGTTTTGTACAGCGCCATAATGCCGGACCGCGCCATCAACTCGGCCGAAGTAGCGCTGCATAGCGCGCAATGCAGGACCGCGCCATCAACTCGCCCGAAGTGGCGCTGCACAGCGCCACAATGCCGGATCGCACCCCCAACTCGCCCGAAATAGCGCTGCACAGCGCCACAATGCCGGATCGCACCCCCAACTCGCCCGAAGTTGCGCTATACAGCGCCACAATGCCGGACCGCGCCATCAACTCGCCCGAAGTGGCGCTGCACAGCGCCACAATGCCGGATCGCGCCACCAGCTCGGCCGAAGTAGCGCTGTACAGCGCCACAATGCCGGACCGCGCCACCAACTAGCCCGAAGTGGCGTTGCACAGCGTCACAATGCCGGCTCGCGCCACCAACTAGCCCGAAGTAGCGCTGCACAGCGTCACAATGCCGGCTCGCGCCACCAACTAGCCCGAAGTAGCGTTGTACAGCGCTACATTGTGGGATCGCGCCACCAACTAGCCCGAAGTAGCGCTGTACAGCGCCACAATGCCGGCTCGCGCCACCAACTCGGCCGAAGTAGCGCTGTACAGCGCCACAATGCCGGCTCGCGCCACCAACTCGGCCTAAGTAGCGCTGTACAGCGCCACAATGCCGGCTCGCGCCCCCAACTCGGCCGAAGTAGCGCTGTACAGCGCCACAATGCCGGACCGCGCCGCCCACTCGCCCGAAGTGGCGCTGTACAGCGCCACAATGCCGGCTCGCACCCCCAACTCGCCCGAAGTAGCGCTATACAGCGCCACAATGCCGGCTCGCGCCACCAACTCAGCCGAAGTAGCGCTGTACAGCGCCACAATGCCGCGCCATTTATCGCGGCAGTACACGCCCTTGGTCTCCCCCGCAACTCTGCGTCCTTCGTCTTCCCCGCAACTCTGCGTCCTTCGTCTCCCCCGCAACTCTGCGCCCTTGGTCTCCCCCGCAACTCTGCGCCCTTCGTCTCCCCCGCAACTCTGGCCCTTGGTCTCCCCCGCAACTCTGGCCCTTGGTCTCCCCCGCAACTCTGCGCCCTTCGTCTCCCCCGCAACTCTGCGTCCTTCGTCTCCCCCGCAACTCTGCGTCCTTCGTCTTCCCCGCAACTCTGCGTCCTTCGTCTCCCCCCCGCAACTCCGCGTCTCCGCCGCCTTTACACCAATCTCCCCATCCGCCTGTAAGCGCCCGGCGAACAGCCGACCCGGCGCTTGAACAGGCGCGTGAAGTGGTGGACGGAGCCGAAGCGCAGCCGTTCGGACGTCTCTAGCGCGCTCAAGTTCTCGTCCGCCAGCAGCTTCTTGGCGAGCTCCAGCTTGCAGCCGAGGAAGTACTCGTGAGGCGACTGGCCATACAGCCTCGCGAACAGGGCGGCCGCGTGGTTTTCGTGGTAGTGGGTCCAGTCAGACAGCCATTCCCGCCGATAGGGTTCATCCGCGCGCTCGCGCAGTCTCGTCCTGACGGTCTCGAGCAGCGAGGCGGCCGGATCCTGCTCGACGCGAGCTTGCCTGACGCGCTCGTACAGCTCGGTCAGGAAGCGGATGAGCAGCGCTCTTCCGCGGAGGTGATTCAGAACGTCCGTCAAACGGAAATACTGCGCGGCCGAGGCGAAGAAGGGCTCGGCGAACCCTGTAGGCAGCGAGATGTATTCGGGGACCGCGAACCCGCTCGCGGCATCGCCCAGCACGAGCTTCGCTTCGGCCAGCGGCGGCGTTTCCGCCCCGCGCCGGATGTCGACGGGCAGCTCGTAGGGGATCGCCCCCGTCGCAGGCAGCTCGCCGATCGGCGCAAAGTGGAGTCCGTACAGGACGAAAGGCGCGTCGTCGTCGGCCTCGAACCGGTGGGGAACGCCGGGACCATAGTAAAATAGATCGCCAGGTTTTGCATCGTAGGCTCTCCCCCCGATCTCGGCGCGCCCCCTGCCCTCTGCCGTGTAGATGAACTGGTGATCCTTTACGACGCGCGGTCCGAACGCGAAGCCGGGATCGCAGGCCAGCCTGTTGGCATACGAGACGACGGGATTCAGCGCCTCCCAGCCGATCCTCCGTTCCATCTTCGATTCCTCCAGTCCTCAATGTTCAACATCTTTGCAAAGATCAAAGATCGTAAGCGCGAATCAAATACGCCTATGAATCTGCGTATTATGATGATCCTGTAGTTCATTGAACAAGTCAATCTCAAGTAGCGGCCAGTGCCGTAAGGCAAGCCGGCCTTCGCATTTGCCGCGACAACAAGGAGGAATACGAGTGTCGGAAACAAGCGGAAAGCCGCTCGGAGAGCTGGAGGATTCGATGGGGCTGCTGCACGATATCGTCGCGCTGCGGAGCCGCCTGCGCGAGGAGGGCTATCTCTTTTTTAGAGGACTGCTGGACGCTGACGAGCTGCTCGCCATTCGCGGGGATATGCTGAAGCTGGCCGACGATGCCGGATTCGTGAATCGCGACAGGCCGCTGTCGGAAGGCATCTATTCGGGGAAAACGTTCCCGGCGTCCCGCAAATTCGAAACGTCGTCGTTGTACCGCAGCATCTTGGAGCTGCCAAGGTTTAACGCCTTCGGAAGGAATCCCGTGCTGATGCTGTTGTACGGCGGCTTGCTGGACGGCCCCGTGCTGGAGCACCGCCGCCGGATCGGCCGCATCACCTTTCCGCAAAGCTTCAACAACACGACGCCCCCGCATCAGGACTACTTTTATATCAAAGGAACGCCCGATACGTACACCTGCTGGATTGCGGCAGGCGATTGTCCCGCCGAATTGGGGGGCTTGGCTGTTATGCCGCGAACGAATCATCTTGGCTATATCGAGCACGAGCCGATGTCCGGCACCGGCGGTCACGGCGTTCCGCACGACAAATGCGAGTCGCTTGGGTTGCCTTGGCTGACGACGGACTTCAAAACCGGCGATTTGCTCCTGTTCCATGGACTGACCCTGCACAAGGCGCTAGACAACCGGACCGAGAACCGGCTGCGCGTATCGCTCGAATTCAGGTATCAGCGCGCGGGAGACCCGATCGACCCGTCGTCGCAGCAGTATCACATGCAAGGCGCATTTGAAGCGGAAGAGGCAAAATAGGAGAAGCCAGGCAGAGGACAGGCAGGACAGGCAAGGCAGGACAGGCAAGGCAGGCATGCAGGCATGCAGGCAAGCAGGCAGGCAGGCAGGCAGGCAAGGCAAGGCAAGGCAAGGCAAGGCAAGGCAAGGCAAGGCAAGCAAGGCAAGCAAGGCAAGCAAGGCAGGCAAGGCTAGGCAGGCTAGGCAGGCTAGGCAGGCTAGGCAGGCTAGGCAGGCAGGAATAGTTAGACAGGCAAAATCGAAATCAGGCCCGCGTTTACGCGCTATCCCTGCCCTACTACGAACAGCCGTGCGTCGGTTCCGCGCCCTGATAGGCGCGGCCGGCGCGCGGCTGCTGCGTTCGTCAACGAGCGGGACCGATCGAATCCGGCAAGGTCAGCACTCCGCGCCCGTCAGCTCGTTGGTGAACACGCGCTTGTACTCCTGCGGCGACATCTTGTCGGACGTCTCCAGCGCGTAGTGGAATTGGAGGGCGCGCCTGCGCTTGTCGGACGTGTTGTTCGGAGTGCCGTGGAAGAGCAGTCCGTGGAAAAAGAGCGCCCCGCCCGGCGCGAGAGGCACGGCGACGTCGCGCTCGACGGGCACCGCTTCGTCGCACAGCTGCCAGTCGCGAACGGCATAATGCGGCACGGCGCCCGACATCTGCGAGCGTGGGATAACGTGCATGCAGCCGTTGTCCAAACCGGCCGCGTCCAGCGCGATCCAGACGCCGACGACCGCCTGGTGGTAAGCCAGCGGACCGTACGCCATGTCCTGGTGCCATGGCTTTTCTCCGCCACCCGTTGGCGGCTTCAGCAGCGCCATATCCTGCACGAGCTTCGCCTTGCCGCCGAGCAGCTTTTCGACGATGGACAGGATGTTGGGGTGGTAAGCCATCGCGCGCAACTGTTCGTCGTGCTCGACGAACTCGTACACCTTCCGGACGGCGAATTCCCGCTCCGCGTCGTCCTTCAGCTCGCGCTGCGGCTTCGTGAACTGGACCTTTGCCCGCGTATCCGGATTAAAGAGGATGCTCATGATCGCATTCGACGATTGCCGGACTTCGGCGGCGCTCAGAATGTCGGCGACGGCGATGAAGCCCTGCGTGCGGTAATGAAGATAATCTTCGTCGCGGAGGTTCCCCGTTCCCGGCAGCGCGGCATGAATCCCGCGGTGCTTATACAGCTTTTCGTTGATTTCCTCCGGATTGAGCGGCTTGAGACTCATCGTGATCACTCCTTCTCGTCTTTGCAGCCAGTATAGCGGCTTGCCGGGAACGCAGGAATGGAGCGAGCGGAGCCGATTTGTATGAAAACGCAACGCATGAAAATAATCCGCGGAAAGCCTTCCCGATTTTCCGGGCTTATGTATAATGTTAGGCAAAGGACGAACCAGGTGCGCATGAGGGCGTCACGGAGGGGGAGCGGCGGCATGGAATCGGAGACAAACGGGGAAAAGGCGGTCGTCCTGGACGTTCGTCCGCTGTCCGGCGTCGTGTTCGAACCGGGACGCATTATGGGCAAAGCGCGCTGCGAGCCGGGCTGGAGCTGGCATGTGCACGCGATGCCGGATTACGATTTTTGGCATGTGCTCGCTGGAACGGGCAGCATGACCGTCAACGGCAGCCGGTACCCGATCGCCCCCGGATGCTGCTTCACGCTGCGCCCCGGCGACCGGATCGACGTGGAGCAGCATCCGGACGATCGGCTGACGGTCATCTATTGCCATTTTCGCAAGGCTGTCGAGGACGCGGGCGGAGAAGCCGGGCGTTTCTCGCCGCCGCGCAGGCGGGTGGAGGTGCACGACGGCGCGCGCTTCGAGGCGCTCATGGGCAGGCTGCTGGAGCTGCGCGACATGCCGCCGTTATGGTCGGAGGTCGAGTTCGACTATACGGTCAAGCTGCTCCTGCTGGAGCTGTACCGGAGCGAACGGGAGTCGCATCCCGCCGGCAGGGCGTCCGCGCGTCACCGGGAGCTCGTGCGCAGGGCCAGCGACTCGCTCCGGCAGGGCGCTTGGGCGGAGGCCGACTTGGAGGCGGCAGCCGCGGAAGCCGGCGTCTCTCAGCGTTACTTGAGCCAGCTGTTCAAGCGGCATACCGGCCGGACGCTGAAGTCCTATGCGGCGGGACTGCGCATGGAGCGGGCCCGGCTGCTGTTGGCGGAGTCCGACATGCCGGTCACGCAGATCGCCGAAACGCTGGGCTACGCCGACTTGTACTCGTTCAGCAAGCTGTTCAAAGCCTACAGCGGGACGTCGCCGAGCGGGTACCGCAAGCGTTCGCCGGCCGCTACGCCTTTAGATTAGGGATGGCAGCCATTTTTGCAAGCGGTTCCAATTCATGAGGCTTGTGGCGAGGAGGGTTATGCCATGAAAATGACCGTCGTGGTCATCGACGATAAGCCGCTTATTTTGCAGTCGATCGTGCGTACCGTGGACTGGGAGCGCCTGGGCTGCACCGTCGTCGGGCAGGCGATGGACGGCGTCGAAGGCAAGCGGGTCATCGACGAATGCCGCCCGGATCTGTTGATTACCGACATCAAGATTCCCGGCGTCAGCGGACTGGAGCTCGCCGCGCATATGCACACTGAGCTGCCGTACTCCAAGACGATCCTCATCACCGGCTATCAGGACTTCGAGTTCGCCAAGCGGGCGGTCAGCCTCGGCGTGAAGGAGATCGTCGTCAAGCCGATCCGCAACGACGAACTGGAACGCGTCATCGGGCAGGCGGTGGACGAGATCGCCGGAGAACGGGAAGAGACGTCACGGCGGGCCGAACGCGAGGAAGCGTTCAGCCGGTTGACGGAGCGGCATCAAAGCT from the Cohnella hashimotonis genome contains:
- a CDS encoding ATP-dependent DNA helicase — its product is MRGTVTIAVRPLVEYALRSGDLASGFRQTASMADGVKAHQQVQEAYGERDRSEVQLRAEILWGELLFAIEGRCDGLLTGEDGGVTIEEIKSTGGSLPLLEAETPEVHWAQAYCYAYMYANAEGLDRIRVKMTYVETGGEGAARRSFERTAEFVELERRIRSYVESYAPLAELQLRHRAARDASIAGLVFPYPAYRTGQRKLAAAVYRSIEAGHQLFARAPTGIGKTMSTLYPAVKSIGEGRLSRLFYLTARTTTRASAEDALRRLQDGGLQMHAVTITAKDKLCSAAAEQAGGGGCAGGLCMYAEGFFDRINGAILDLLSNETLIGKDELLRYAAKHRVCPFEMSLEAAYVADAVICDYNYIFDPRISLKRVAAEWKASCALLVDEAHNLPDRAREMYSAELTKRDFLNLVRAFKGKDNAVRAAAKSVDAALLAIRKRDEEQGAFLVLPEGLPEALNEAVEAFAEAAETALAGRERSAAGADDALRAWETLAIPSSGAVNSVVAADTSADAGDGPTAEADPYALLLEAYFAAVHWMRIVKLYDEERHIVYAERQRGDVRIKLFCMDPSRLLRQMRKGYRSQICFSATLFPLGYYMDLIGAEETDYSVSVPSPFRAEQWETEVVPLSTRYADREASRGRIASRLLDLISGRPGRYLYFFPSYAYLNAVYETFLEQGGGVWRTMAQRPDMTEEERGAYLSAFEAEEGATLIGFAVLGGVFSEGIDLAGDRLQGVAIVGVGMPQPSFERDLMRTHYDEAGLPGFDYAYVYPGMNKVLQAGGRLIRTESDRGVLVLIDDRYRRSPYRRLLPEEWGADGGGPTEKSAGERKGSGSADPSF
- a CDS encoding HNH endonuclease: MSKPTSTPESRAASAELKQCVSCFELKPTSEFRRRSGRRAGANARRGICKQCRASLPAAASGADRAPGETDTPAAAAEAGVPAGGFAEGAAPGGKRGRRRRGLPAAAPEAALDEAAALAVAPEEAPRPARKRRRRRGGAPAAGSDAQQPQAEQAAPAAPAEEPAPAAADAPKRKRRGRRKRGSAAAAGASALTAPEQAAPAAPAEEPAAPAAAGAPKRKRRGRRKGRGGGGAAAQQQPAKEAVLPAAQAAPARAAAPQPKAAAARPQQAKPRQAAANEAAPRVQPRGSARARASAPGGTARGIDPHDASQLQATREGFVRMRGRTDKGRGWYQEIDLEMAVTLVREHAAVVVNRHTIRRLLSNRDFRLMILNRDKYTCYFCGDYGDTIDHLLPRSKGGHTTPDNCVCACNLCNQTKANRDLDEFVAAGIPVKTQE
- a CDS encoding AraC family transcriptional regulator, whose translation is MERRIGWEALNPVVSYANRLACDPGFAFGPRVVKDHQFIYTAEGRGRAEIGGRAYDAKPGDLFYYGPGVPHRFEADDDAPFVLYGLHFAPIGELPATGAIPYELPVDIRRGAETPPLAEAKLVLGDAASGFAVPEYISLPTGFAEPFFASAAQYFRLTDVLNHLRGRALLIRFLTELYERVRQARVEQDPAASLLETVRTRLRERADEPYRREWLSDWTHYHENHAAALFARLYGQSPHEYFLGCKLELAKKLLADENLSALETSERLRFGSVHHFTRLFKRRVGCSPGAYRRMGRLV
- a CDS encoding phytanoyl-CoA dioxygenase family protein; this translates as MSETSGKPLGELEDSMGLLHDIVALRSRLREEGYLFFRGLLDADELLAIRGDMLKLADDAGFVNRDRPLSEGIYSGKTFPASRKFETSSLYRSILELPRFNAFGRNPVLMLLYGGLLDGPVLEHRRRIGRITFPQSFNNTTPPHQDYFYIKGTPDTYTCWIAAGDCPAELGGLAVMPRTNHLGYIEHEPMSGTGGHGVPHDKCESLGLPWLTTDFKTGDLLLFHGLTLHKALDNRTENRLRVSLEFRYQRAGDPIDPSSQQYHMQGAFEAEEAK
- a CDS encoding phytanoyl-CoA dioxygenase family protein, with translation MSLKPLNPEEINEKLYKHRGIHAALPGTGNLRDEDYLHYRTQGFIAVADILSAAEVRQSSNAIMSILFNPDTRAKVQFTKPQRELKDDAEREFAVRKVYEFVEHDEQLRAMAYHPNILSIVEKLLGGKAKLVQDMALLKPPTGGGEKPWHQDMAYGPLAYHQAVVGVWIALDAAGLDNGCMHVIPRSQMSGAVPHYAVRDWQLCDEAVPVERDVAVPLAPGGALFFHGLLFHGTPNNTSDKRRRALQFHYALETSDKMSPQEYKRVFTNELTGAEC
- a CDS encoding AraC family transcriptional regulator — encoded protein: MESETNGEKAVVLDVRPLSGVVFEPGRIMGKARCEPGWSWHVHAMPDYDFWHVLAGTGSMTVNGSRYPIAPGCCFTLRPGDRIDVEQHPDDRLTVIYCHFRKAVEDAGGEAGRFSPPRRRVEVHDGARFEALMGRLLELRDMPPLWSEVEFDYTVKLLLLELYRSERESHPAGRASARHRELVRRASDSLRQGAWAEADLEAAAAEAGVSQRYLSQLFKRHTGRTLKSYAAGLRMERARLLLAESDMPVTQIAETLGYADLYSFSKLFKAYSGTSPSGYRKRSPAATPLD